A single region of the Raphanus sativus cultivar WK10039 chromosome 1, ASM80110v3, whole genome shotgun sequence genome encodes:
- the LOC108846556 gene encoding LOW QUALITY PROTEIN: uncharacterized protein LOC108846556 (The sequence of the model RefSeq protein was modified relative to this genomic sequence to represent the inferred CDS: inserted 1 base in 1 codon), giving the protein MKGIDPNVTTHKLKVDPTFKPIKQKRCKLGLEKAQAVNDEVDRLTKAGSIREVHYPDWLANPVVVKKKNGKWRICVDFTDLNKACPKDSFPLPHIDRLVEATAGHRLLSFMDAFSGYNQIMMDPEDQEKTAFITERGTYCYNVMPFGLKNAGATYQRLVNKMFAGQLGKTMEVYIDDMLVKSSAGEDHISHLRECFDILNKYDMKLNPTKCTFGVPSGEFLGYLVTERGIEANPQQIATFLEMPSPKTTREVQRLTGRIAALNRFISKSTDKCLPFYKLLRNNKKFLWDEKCEEAFKQLKAYLSEPPILSKPVVGEPLYLYLAVSTAAVSGVLVREEQNEQRPVYYTSKSLIDAETRYPAMEKLALAVVTAARKLRPYFQSHSIIVMTSQPLRMILHSPSQSGRLAKWAIELSEYDIEYRPRAAAKAQVLADLIIELTSEQLDSEMESPKWSLYVDGASSKQGSGIGLRLTSSAGETIEQSYRLGFSASNNEAEYEALIAGLKLALSLGIRELNAYSDSQLVASQFHGEYETRDERMGAYLEVVQNLTRQFDKFELTRIPRGENSSADALAALASTSDPLVKRIIPVEGIEKPSIDIATKAEKESKLTAQLEDSLEPDLKNTPGGTNSDPIICRVKTRSRTALQNSSGGIPRNSDSLEPNPTNTSGGTTTPGPEQEPPSSLHNKVVGREDWRIPITQYILEGKTPPNKWEARKLKALSARYCVTESVLLKRSISGPYLKCVHGLVAMRLMKEMHDGSCGNHSGGRALAIRIKRQGYFWPTIIADCEAYSSSCDKCQRHAPIIHQPAEKLSNISAPYPFMRWSMDIVGPLVASGSGKKKLRFLLVLTDYFTKWIEAEAFQQVTRVEVEQFVWKEIVCRHGVPYEIVTDNGGQFISHDFKIFCDKWNIRLTFSSPRRPQGNGQAEAANKSVLANLKKRLGTQKELWSEKLLEVLWACRTTPRKATEETPFSLAYGMEAVVPAETIAGSLRRELCTSNPAANDQLLTDSLDLIEERRDRALICIQNYQQAMARQYNSKVRLRQFAVGDLVLRKVFEGTKEPDAGKLGTNWEGPYXIIHVVRPGVYK; this is encoded by the exons atgaaaggaatagatccgaacgtcaccacccataagctaaaagttgaccctactttcaaaccgatcaaacagaagcgttgtaagctaggcctcgaaaaggctcaagctgttaacgacgaagttgaccgacttacgaaagctgggtccattcgagaggtacattaccccgactggttagctaacccagtagtggtaaagaagaaaaacgggaaatggagaatctgtgtagacttcacagacctaaacaaagcttgtcctaaagacagcttcccgttacctcacatcgaccgcctggttgaagcaacagctggccatcgactcctatccttcatggatgccttctcaggatacaaccaaatcatgatggatcctgaggaccaggagaaaactgcattcataaccgaacgaggaacctattgttacaacgttatgccattcggattaaagaacgcaggagctacctatcagaggctagtaaataagatgtttgctggacaacttggaaaaaccatggaggtctatatcgacgacatgctagtcaaatcctcagctggagaagatcatatctcccacttaagggaatgcttcgatatccttaacaagtacgatatgaagctcaatcccactaaatgtactttcggggtaccctcaggcgagttcctaggctatctcgtaaccgaaagaggcattgaagccaacccgcagcagatagcaaccttcctagaaatgccgtcacctaagacgaccagagaggtacagagattgactggacgaatcgcggcattgaatcgattcatatccaagtccaccgataaatgtctcccattttacaagcttctaagaaataataagaagttcttatgggacgagaaatgtgaggaagccttcaagcaattgaaagcctatctctccgaacctccgatcctatctaaaccagtagtaggagagccattgtacctatacctcgctgtatcaactgctgcagtcagcggcgttctagtacgagaggaacaaaacgaacaaagacctgtctattacaccagtaagagtttgatagacgccgaaaccaggtaccctgcaatggaaaaactagctctagcagtcgtaacagctgccagaaaattgcgaccttacttccaatcgcactcgatcattgtaatgacctcacaaccattacgaatgatcttgcacagccctagccagtcagggcgattggctaaatgggccatagagctcagcgaatatgatattgagtatagacctcgagcagcagcgaaagctcaggtccttgccgacttaATCATTGAACTAACATCCgagcagttagactccgaaatggaatctccgaagtggagcctatacgtcgacggagcctcatcaaaacagggctccggtatcggtctaaggctaacctcttcagcaggagaaaccattgagcagtcatataggctcggattcagcgcctcaaacaacgaagctgaatatgaagcactaatcgcagggttgaagctcgccctaagcctcggaatccgtGAGCTAAatgcttatagtgattcacagctagtagctagccagtttcacggagaatatgaaacgagggacgaaagaatgggggcatatctcgaagtcgtccagaacctcactaggcagttcgacaaattcgagctaacgagaatcccacgaggagagaactcctcagcagatgcgttggctgctttagcttccacgtcagaccccctcgtaaaacggattatacccgtagaaggaatcgagaaaccaagcatcgacatagctactaaagctgagaaagagagcaaactaacagCGCAActcgaag actccctagagcctgatctcaagaatacccctgggggcaccaactcagacccaatcatctgcagagttaaaaccagaagccgtacagctctccaaaattcatctggaggtattcctcggaattcagactccctggagcccaatcctaccaatacctccgggggcaccacgacaccaggtcccgaacaggaacctccctcgtctcttcataacaaagttgtaggaagagaggattggagaattccaatcacgcaatacatcctggagggaaagactccacccaataaatgggaggctcgaaagctcaaagcattaagcgccagatattgcgtaactgaatctgtcctcctcaaacgaagcatttccggaccttacctaaaatgcgtccatggcctcgttgctatgagactcatgaaggaaatgcacgacggttcctgcgggaaccactctggaggaagagctctagccatcagaatcaaaagacaaggatatttctggcctaccattattgcagactgtgaggcctattcctcttcatgcgacaaatgccagaggcatgcaccgattatacaccaacctgcggaaaagctgtctaacatatccgccccttatccatttatgagatggtccatggatatcgtgggaccactagtagcatcaggaagtggaaagaagaagctacgcttccttttagtcctaacagactacttcacgaaatggatagaagctgaagctttccaacaggtaaccagggtcgaggtcgagcaattcgtatggaaagaaatcgtgtgtagacacggcgtcccatacgaaatcgtaactgacaatggaggacaattcatatcccacgatttcaaaatattttgtgacaagtggaatattcgcctgaccttctcatcacctcgccgacctcaaggtaacggacaggcggaggctgctaataaatcagtattagcaaatctcaagaaacgcctcggaacccagaaggaactctggtcagagaagttacttgaagtactttgggcatgtcggaccaccccacgaaaagctacagaagaaactcctttctccttagcatatgggatggaagctgtcgttccagctgaaaccattgctggtagcctccgccgggaactctgtacgtccaatcccgcagctaatgatcagctcctaaccgacagcctcgatctaatcgaggaaagacgggaccgagctttgatttgcattcagaactatcagcaagcaatggcacgacagtacaattccaaagtcaggctccggcagttcgctgtaggtgacctagtacttaggaaagttttcgaaggaaccaaagaaccagatgctgggaagttaggaaccaactgggaaggtccct agatcatccacgtggtacgacctggcgtttacaag
- the LOC108830896 gene encoding uncharacterized protein At3g60930, chloroplastic-like codes for MSHPKEGSGETRVSTSGARLMKVKQEVGEKMKKDDKKKKAKETIGARVPKRAKKKDGSSESVAHGLHPPSLLTSQEVVNLMVQAHGRKDLARACTPDETPETAPEGWFCIHQKYISKCHLRFPLPSLLLDLLDYYQLALSQLCPSVVRVINGFITRSKEEGVAVGLNDLMSLFLIKESSSKDGGSGTYNLPCRPKLGIFKFSASDDDWRKKYFYVKVDSLTVPEGRTLRVSWTDTSDITDPRKLSGKRTRALFRKLQQSPCTWASFTTSRIGSARFPERYNASFLDPVSVADQKVTRGRPSKAADTSRGSDKSQGGSFLSFVKEVLDEGTSNPVKDITPTEPQVQDVAPHSDVPMVEAEVQVAKDPPEIELPKNKRSRTDQVDRPSRSSSSSYRGDDSWGLATLMRHMKRTGCSLPSINYLTNREEYTEIAHFMGQLVGAVNRAQLKFEDAMHNAPSAGELAQVTELGKATKMELDQARVQVSELQGEVERLGSKADIQQRKIESQAIDIQVKGRKIAELDSARKIAEYQVRELITSSQDNQRNKEAEVKLAVRRGKREVADAYNKVLASVKEKFSTKKYEVDLQIYAQELQANTELLKDMLNN; via the exons ATGAGTCATCCGAAAGAAGGTTCTGGGGAAACTAGAGTCTCCACTTCCGGTGCTCGATTAATGAAGGTTAAGCAGGAAGTTGGTGAAAAGATGAAGAAAGACGACAAGAAAAAGAAGGCTAAGGAGACGATCGGCGCGAGAGTTCCCAAACGAGCGAAGAAGAAAGATGGTTCCAGTGAGAGCGTTGCCCACGGACTTCACCCACCCTCTCTTTTGACGAGTCAAGAGGTTGTTAACCTCATGGTCCAAGCCCACGGCCGGAAGGATTTAGCTAGGGCTTGCACTCCCGACGAAACCCCCGAGACTGCTCCGGAAGGCTGGTTTTGTATCCATCAGAAGTACATTTCTAAATGTCATCTCAGGTTCCCGCTCCCGAGCCTTCTACTGGATCTCCTCGATTACTATCAACTAGCTCTCTCTCAACTTTGTCCTTCGGTtgtccgagtgataaacggctTCATCACTAGATCCAAAGAGGAGGGAGTCGCCGTCGGACTTAACGATCTGATGAGCCTTTTTCTGATCAAAGAGAGCTCATCTAAAGATGGTGGTAGCGGAACCTACAACCTTCCCTGTCGCCCCAAGCTGGGTATTTTCAAGTTTTCTGcgagtgatgatgactggcggaagaagtatTTCTATGTCAAAGTTGATTCTTTGACGGTTCCTGAGGGTCGTACCCTCAGGGTTTCTTGGACTGATACATCTG ATATCACGGATCCTCGTAAGCTCTCCGGTAAACGCACCAGAGCTCTTTTCCGGAAGCTGCAGCAAAGCCCTTGTACCTGGGCTTCCTTTACTACTTCACGAATAGGATCAGCTAGATTCCCAGAACGATACAACGCTTCCTTTCTGGATCCTGTTTCTGTCGCGGATCAGAAG GTAACTCG AGGTAGGCCATCCAAAGCAGCCGACACTTCTCGTGGGAGTGACAAGAGTCAGGGAGGATCTTTCCTCAGTTTCGTGAAGGAAGTTCTTGATGAGGGCACTTCCAACCCTGTCAAGGACATCACTCCTACTGAGCCGCAGGTTCAAGACGTTGCTCCTCATTCTGATGTTCCGATGGTGGAAGCTGAGGTCCAAGTTGCCAAAGATCCTCCTGAGATTGAGCTCCCGAAGAATAAGAGGTCCAGAACCGATCAGGTTGATAGACCTTCTAGGTCTTCCTCCTCGTCTTATAGAGGAG ATGACTCATGGGGTTTGGCGACTttgatgaggcatatgaagagaacTGGATGCTCCCTCCCCTCGATTAACTACCTGACTAATAGGGAAGAGTACACTGAGATAGCTCATTTCATGGGTCAG CTGGTTGGAGCTGTTAACAGGGCTCAATTGAAGTTTGAGGATGCTATGCACAATGCCCCCAGTGCTGGAGAATTAGCTCAGGTTActgagctaggcaaagctaccaaGATGGAGCTTGATCAGGCTCGGGTTCAGGTTTCTGAACTTCAAGGCGAGGTTgagagacttggctccaaggCTGACATTCAGCAAAGGAAGATCGAGAGTCAAGCGATCGATATCCAGGTGAAGGGTAGGAAGATCGCTGAGTTGGAttctgctcggaagatagctgAGTATCAGGTCAGGGAGCTGATTACTTCATCTCAAGATAATCAGaggaacaaggaagctgaggtcaagcTAGCCGTTAGGAGAGGAAAGAGGGAGGTAGCTGACGCTTACAACAAGGTCTTAGCTTccgtcaaggagaagttctccacgAAGAAATATGAAGTCGATCTTCAGATTTACGCTCAAGAGCTTCAGGCtaacaccgagctcctgaaagatATGCTGAACAATTAG